A genomic window from Chitinophaga pollutisoli includes:
- a CDS encoding adenylyl-sulfate kinase, protein MIIQFCGMSGAGKSTLARIAEQKLKAAGCPVEVLDGDDCRRYLFKELGMSREDRAENIRRLAWLAHRFSRHGILTIICAINPLDAIRQEIAREFRIAATVQIDCALEELIRRDTKGLYKRAFLPDGHPDKIYSLSGVNGVFEYPLTPDLLIHTDRESEAESGQRLYEFLLPLAIGLAVR, encoded by the coding sequence ATGATCATCCAGTTCTGTGGCATGTCGGGCGCGGGAAAATCTACCCTGGCGCGGATCGCGGAGCAGAAGCTCAAAGCGGCCGGCTGCCCCGTGGAAGTGCTCGACGGCGACGATTGCCGGCGCTATCTGTTCAAAGAACTGGGCATGAGCCGGGAAGACCGCGCGGAAAACATCCGGCGGCTCGCCTGGCTGGCGCATCGCTTTTCCCGGCACGGCATCCTGACCATCATCTGCGCCATCAACCCGCTCGACGCCATCCGGCAGGAAATTGCCCGGGAATTCCGCATCGCGGCCACCGTTCAGATCGACTGCGCGCTGGAAGAGCTTATCCGCCGCGATACGAAGGGATTGTACAAGCGTGCCTTCCTGCCCGACGGGCACCCGGATAAGATTTACAGTCTTTCCGGCGTGAACGGCGTTTTCGAATATCCCCTCACCCCCGATTTGCTGATACACACCGACCGGGAAAGCGAAGCCGAATCCGGACAGCGGCTGTATGAATTCCTGTTGCCGCTGGCGATTGGCCTGGCCGTACGATAA
- a CDS encoding outer membrane beta-barrel protein: MNKTGKRLLLALAVLCTVPALAQEKIESLAKGGKVRVGGFGAPTIKFTSFDDELGVLLGGYAGVMLNSKLMLGAGAYALVNNIEAPRTNPSDATMYWNMWYTGFVPEYTIKGNKLVHLAVGALVGGGGVFMNERYKNWEDYESIGYSSFFVGEPHLNLEMNITSYLRLGIGGSYRFVRGSGTAGITDEKLSGPSAHFTIKAGRF, encoded by the coding sequence ATGAACAAAACAGGTAAGCGCCTGCTGCTTGCCCTGGCCGTGCTTTGCACCGTTCCGGCACTTGCGCAGGAGAAAATCGAAAGTCTCGCCAAAGGCGGTAAGGTAAGAGTGGGCGGATTCGGCGCCCCCACCATCAAATTCACCAGCTTCGACGATGAACTGGGCGTGCTGCTGGGCGGATACGCCGGCGTGATGCTCAACAGCAAACTTATGCTGGGCGCGGGCGCCTATGCGCTGGTCAACAATATCGAAGCCCCCCGCACCAATCCTTCCGACGCAACAATGTACTGGAACATGTGGTATACCGGCTTTGTTCCGGAATATACCATCAAGGGCAACAAGCTCGTGCACCTCGCCGTGGGCGCCCTCGTTGGCGGCGGCGGCGTGTTTATGAACGAGCGGTACAAGAACTGGGAAGATTACGAATCTATCGGTTACAGCAGCTTCTTCGTGGGAGAGCCGCACCTCAACCTGGAAATGAATATCACTTCGTACCTGCGGCTGGGCATCGGCGGATCGTACCGCTTTGTGCGGGGCTCGGGGACGGCAGGAATAACCGACGAGAAACTGAGCGGGCCGTCCGCACATTTCACCATCAAGGCGGGCCGCTTCTAA
- a CDS encoding sterol desaturase family protein: MDLIHFAIPGFILLITAEVIFSAVEKRDLYETKDAASSIAMGLGNVIIGLFTKAVIFLIYSAAYEFRFFTLDASLWWVWALCFFADDLTYYWFHRSSHEIRYFWASHVVHHSSRRYNLSTALRQTWTGNLSGAFLFWIWMPLLGFHPAMVMAMQSISLLYQFWIHTEAIHKLPRPLEYVLNTPSHHRVHHSSEIKYLDRNHGGVLIIWDRLFGTFQPEEERPVYGLTVNIETYNPLRIATHEWAAIWRDLRRARTWKEAWMYVFGAPGWDRDGNGKTAKALRSSVSPPPLLLPAYRLSKNNPRHFAFTKTIVHLITKKFVQRRDIMENKANNKHVRPTESELEILTILWERGASTVREVHEILEKQKEAGYTTTLKLMQIMHEKGLLQRDASAKTHIYEAAVPKEETQAQLLNKMIDTVFSGSASQLVLQALGGHRSSREELDRIREYLNEIDKKQS, from the coding sequence ATGGACCTTATACATTTCGCCATACCGGGTTTTATCCTGCTCATTACCGCCGAGGTGATTTTTTCCGCGGTGGAAAAACGGGATCTCTACGAAACGAAAGACGCCGCCAGCAGCATCGCCATGGGGCTGGGGAACGTTATCATCGGGCTTTTCACGAAAGCCGTCATCTTTCTCATTTATTCTGCCGCTTACGAATTCCGCTTCTTCACGCTCGACGCATCGCTCTGGTGGGTATGGGCGTTGTGTTTTTTTGCGGATGACCTCACCTATTACTGGTTCCACCGCAGCAGCCACGAAATCCGTTATTTCTGGGCTTCGCACGTCGTCCACCATTCCAGCCGCCGGTACAATCTCTCCACTGCCCTCCGCCAAACATGGACGGGCAACCTGAGCGGGGCATTCCTGTTCTGGATCTGGATGCCGCTCCTTGGTTTTCATCCGGCGATGGTCATGGCCATGCAATCGATCAGCCTGCTTTATCAGTTCTGGATCCATACCGAAGCCATCCATAAACTCCCGCGCCCACTGGAGTATGTGCTGAATACGCCCTCGCACCACCGGGTGCATCATTCTTCCGAAATCAAATATCTCGACCGTAACCATGGCGGCGTCCTGATCATCTGGGATCGCCTTTTCGGCACTTTCCAGCCGGAGGAGGAAAGGCCGGTTTATGGGTTGACGGTGAACATCGAAACATACAATCCCCTGCGCATCGCCACGCACGAATGGGCGGCGATCTGGCGCGACCTGCGCCGGGCGCGCACCTGGAAAGAAGCGTGGATGTATGTTTTCGGGGCGCCGGGCTGGGACAGGGATGGCAACGGAAAGACTGCCAAAGCCCTCCGCAGCTCCGTTTCTCCCCCTCCGCTCCTCCTGCCGGCATACCGCTTATCCAAAAATAATCCCCGGCATTTTGCATTTACGAAAACTATCGTACATTTGATTACGAAGAAATTCGTACAAAGGAGAGATATCATGGAGAACAAGGCAAACAACAAACATGTACGTCCAACCGAAAGCGAGCTGGAAATTCTCACGATCCTCTGGGAGCGTGGGGCCAGCACGGTGAGGGAAGTGCATGAAATCCTGGAGAAGCAGAAGGAAGCGGGTTATACCACTACCTTGAAGCTGATGCAGATCATGCATGAAAAGGGCTTGCTGCAGCGGGATGCAAGCGCGAAGACACATATTTATGAAGCCGCCGTTCCAAAGGAAGAAACACAGGCGCAGTTGTTGAACAAGATGATCGATACGGTTTTTTCCGGTTCCGCGTCCCAGCTGGTTTTGCAGGCGTTGGGCGGTCACCGTTCGTCGCGCGAGGAGCTCGACCGCATTCGGGAATATCTGAACGAAATCGATAAAAAACAGTCGTAA
- a CDS encoding M56 family metallopeptidase — translation MHALFPFTTDLIQAFGWTILHSFWQGCCVFFCLRIVLWLWPQAGPSIKYHLSFLSLTGIAGWFGATFLTQLKSIREASEAVVMVAGAGMPAMPVPLAFASTPAPDEGLKAVFPGMEAYFPLLVAIYVVGVTLMTIRLCVDLAQLKTLRKQGLSSLGNVWEEHLGALSRKMGIGKRVGLFISANLQVPVMIGFLRPVILLPAAMVNNLSPEQLEAILLHELAHIKRNDYLLNIFQSIVETILFFNPFVWWISRNIRLEREHCCDDLVLASTVQPMHYAKALVALEEFRLTVNPMAMAAAHDRHHLFHRIKRIMEMKTKHLNYSQRLLALMIIVTGLVSIAWLTPDSKRQQDAKTDTIAPKASPAAAAQSSPSASPSAKDFITEPEIPGLPVPAAMPVPPNPPAPEACPEPLALALAPSMPLAPPTPPAPPQMGIVPAAPPLPPVPPVAAWPQQVVFDKRSSTVYHFNNPGDTVVPGGRIIIRDKQGREKTYNSIDDMSAEEKKEFEESYINMQQSFKFNHNFNFDKHFNFDSSMLKNMNINVRDMQLHAIKQLQDIDLSNLRMRLDAMTDLKWEDLDESVKQKIKREDWEKSMKNALKNLEKIDWKAQQEEIKKTIEKLKKEELKYRKEAEKYGRDAAKYRTDAEKYRRDNAKFQAEAMASSQRARQEVLRTQVQRDLSDKHQTMARERAEKEHERALRNAEAQRSLSEKNRATSRNYNNLLQKLESDKLIDRNEGFDIQKKGNDFYINGKKQPDDVIKKYEQYLENDNVTIRGKQTSLQIHAQDNN, via the coding sequence ATGCACGCGTTATTTCCTTTCACGACAGACCTTATCCAGGCCTTCGGCTGGACGATCCTGCATTCCTTCTGGCAGGGCTGCTGCGTCTTTTTCTGTTTGCGTATCGTGCTGTGGCTTTGGCCACAGGCCGGGCCATCCATCAAATATCATCTCTCCTTTCTGTCGCTGACAGGTATTGCGGGATGGTTCGGCGCCACGTTTCTTACGCAGCTGAAATCGATCCGCGAGGCTTCAGAGGCGGTGGTAATGGTTGCCGGGGCAGGGATGCCCGCGATGCCCGTTCCGCTTGCTTTTGCGAGCACGCCGGCGCCAGACGAGGGGCTGAAGGCTGTTTTCCCTGGCATGGAAGCTTACTTCCCGCTGCTGGTGGCGATTTACGTGGTGGGTGTGACGTTGATGACGATCCGCCTTTGCGTGGACCTGGCCCAGCTGAAAACGTTGCGCAAACAGGGTTTATCGTCGCTGGGGAACGTTTGGGAGGAACATCTCGGGGCCCTTTCCCGCAAAATGGGCATCGGGAAGCGTGTGGGACTGTTCATTTCCGCCAACCTGCAGGTGCCGGTCATGATAGGTTTCCTCCGTCCAGTTATCCTGCTCCCGGCCGCCATGGTCAACAATCTCAGCCCGGAACAGCTGGAAGCCATCCTGCTGCACGAGCTGGCGCACATCAAACGCAATGATTATCTCCTGAATATCTTCCAATCCATTGTAGAAACGATCCTTTTCTTCAACCCGTTCGTATGGTGGATTTCCCGCAACATCCGCCTGGAACGCGAACATTGCTGCGACGACCTCGTGCTCGCCAGCACCGTTCAGCCCATGCACTACGCCAAAGCCCTGGTGGCACTGGAAGAATTCCGCCTTACCGTGAACCCGATGGCCATGGCCGCCGCGCATGACCGGCACCATTTATTTCATCGTATCAAACGCATCATGGAAATGAAAACGAAACATCTCAACTATAGCCAGCGACTCCTGGCGCTCATGATCATCGTAACCGGCCTCGTGTCTATCGCTTGGCTCACGCCCGACAGCAAGCGCCAGCAAGACGCAAAAACGGATACGATTGCTCCGAAAGCCTCACCAGCCGCCGCTGCCCAGTCCTCCCCTTCCGCCAGCCCTTCCGCCAAAGATTTCATCACCGAGCCGGAAATCCCGGGCCTGCCCGTGCCTGCAGCCATGCCGGTACCGCCTAACCCGCCCGCTCCCGAAGCTTGCCCCGAACCGCTGGCGCTCGCCCTGGCACCGTCCATGCCGCTTGCACCGCCCACCCCGCCGGCGCCGCCGCAGATGGGCATCGTACCGGCCGCACCGCCTCTGCCGCCGGTTCCGCCGGTGGCCGCCTGGCCGCAGCAAGTGGTGTTTGACAAGCGTTCCAGTACAGTGTATCATTTTAACAACCCCGGCGATACCGTGGTGCCCGGTGGCAGGATCATCATCCGCGACAAACAGGGCAGGGAAAAAACGTACAACTCAATCGACGATATGTCGGCCGAGGAAAAGAAAGAGTTTGAAGAAAGCTATATCAACATGCAGCAATCTTTCAAATTCAACCACAATTTCAATTTCGACAAGCATTTCAACTTTGACTCCAGCATGTTGAAAAACATGAATATCAACGTGAGGGACATGCAGCTGCATGCGATAAAACAACTGCAGGATATAGATCTGTCGAATCTACGGATGCGCCTCGACGCCATGACCGATTTGAAATGGGAAGACCTGGACGAATCCGTGAAGCAGAAAATCAAACGGGAAGACTGGGAAAAATCCATGAAAAACGCGCTGAAAAACCTCGAAAAGATCGACTGGAAAGCGCAGCAGGAAGAAATCAAAAAGACGATCGAGAAACTGAAGAAAGAGGAGCTGAAATACCGCAAGGAAGCTGAAAAATACGGGCGGGACGCGGCGAAATACCGGACCGATGCCGAAAAATACCGTCGCGACAATGCTAAATTCCAGGCAGAGGCCATGGCCAGCAGCCAGCGGGCCCGCCAGGAGGTACTTCGCACACAAGTGCAGCGCGACCTGAGCGACAAGCACCAGACGATGGCCCGGGAACGGGCGGAAAAAGAGCATGAACGCGCCCTCCGCAACGCCGAAGCCCAGCGCAGCCTCTCCGAAAAAAACAGGGCTACCTCCCGGAATTACAACAACCTCCTGCAAAAGCTGGAATCCGACAAACTGATCGACCGAAACGAAGGATTCGATATCCAAAAGAAGGGGAACGACTTCTACATCAACGGTAAAAAGCAACCCGACGACGTAATAAAGAAATATGAACAATATCTTGAAAACGACAACGTTACTATACGTGGGAAACAAACGTCCCTGCAAATTCATGCGCAAGACAACAACTAA
- a CDS encoding NAD(P)H-binding protein → MSDTILVLGATGFAGKEVVKALARKPGVQVKAATRFPEKYSAPSANVSAVRLVQEDAATFAPALTGVDLVFLSALPLDADAHTKLRPFIDEAKKAQVKKIVFLSAIGVEHVETAPLRQIELSLIASGIPYNIIRPNFFMENFSEGPFSPTIKQLGKILIPAGDGKYSVISTSDIAAVAVELLLNEAHAGKELTLTGPAAIDNHEAAAIITAASGRTVTYENIPESALIEGVIASGAPESAAHYLAMLVAAVRNGHCAVITTAVKDITGKDPVTFEAFARAHKTTFS, encoded by the coding sequence ATGTCAGATACTATTCTGGTACTCGGTGCAACCGGTTTTGCAGGCAAAGAAGTGGTAAAAGCGCTGGCGCGGAAACCCGGCGTGCAGGTGAAAGCGGCCACCCGCTTCCCGGAGAAATACTCGGCCCCGTCGGCTAACGTAAGCGCGGTGCGCCTCGTGCAGGAAGATGCCGCTACTTTTGCTCCGGCCCTGACCGGGGTCGACCTCGTTTTTCTGTCTGCCCTCCCGCTCGACGCCGACGCGCATACCAAGCTGCGCCCGTTTATTGACGAGGCGAAGAAAGCCCAGGTGAAAAAGATCGTCTTCCTTTCCGCCATCGGCGTGGAGCATGTGGAAACCGCGCCCCTCCGCCAGATCGAGCTGTCGCTGATCGCATCGGGTATTCCGTACAACATCATTCGACCCAACTTCTTCATGGAGAACTTCTCTGAAGGGCCCTTCAGCCCCACCATCAAACAACTGGGCAAGATCCTCATCCCCGCCGGCGACGGCAAATACTCCGTGATCTCCACTTCCGACATTGCGGCCGTGGCGGTAGAGCTCTTGCTCAACGAAGCGCATGCGGGCAAGGAACTGACGCTCACCGGTCCTGCGGCCATCGACAATCACGAAGCAGCAGCCATAATCACGGCGGCGTCCGGCAGAACCGTGACGTATGAAAATATCCCCGAATCCGCGCTGATTGAAGGTGTTATCGCCTCCGGGGCTCCGGAAAGCGCGGCGCATTACCTGGCAATGCTCGTAGCCGCGGTAAGAAACGGCCATTGCGCCGTGATAACCACTGCCGTGAAAGACATTACGGGCAAAGATCCTGTAACTTTTGAAGCTTTTGCGCGCGCACACAAGACAACTTTTTCCTGA
- a CDS encoding TonB-dependent receptor, translating into MKTTARLLMHILLVLFAANTAFAQQRFTISGYVKDEKNGESLIGISIGKPGTSVGTVTNEYGFYSLTLPAGKHDIQFSYIGYQAQQFTIDLTSNKRMDVKLGQSDRQLNEVVISAKQQEKNINTLNTSLNKLDIAEIKKLPTFMGEVDVIRTIQTLPGVNTVGEGAASFNVRGGNGDENLILLDEAPVYNSTHMLGFFSVFNPDAVKNINLIKGGFPAEYGGRTASVLDIRMKDGNNQKFGMTGGIGNIFSRLALEGPIQKDKSSFIIAGRRSYMDVLMKPFLKGDMKDTKLYFYDLTAKVNFQLNKNNSLFVSGYFGRDVFGFGKEANMNWGNNTASLRWNHIFNNRLFMNLTTYYTKYDYSLKFLSDEKSTSSQEFSWKSNIINYGVKPAFTYYLNASNTLHFGVQGTYYTFRPGRSLAREGDQQFNINLKDKNALEGALYLDHEWKAGNKFGVQYGVRLSGFQYIGKGTAYYYADTVAGTRKRFLGTKDYESGKTIADYYFLEPRISARYAINSSSAIKAAFSRSAQYMHQLSNTASPTPVDIWTPVSNNVKPQLTDQVTAGYFYNAPGDKFELSAEVFYKSMQDQLDFIDNADLDLNEYIEGDLLAAKGRAYGLELYVKKDIGATTGWVSYTLSRSERKTPGLSLNEWFINRYDRTHNLNIVMSHELNKRASFSANWMFASGTPATFADARLEFQDWDVPYNTTEKRNNYRLKPFHRLDLSFTYKGKQLKRWKGEWVVSLYNVYARRNAYTVYFRQNPDDPSKKEAVRLSIIGSIIPGITYNFKF; encoded by the coding sequence ATGAAAACAACAGCCAGACTGCTGATGCACATCTTACTCGTTTTGTTCGCGGCCAACACGGCCTTCGCGCAGCAACGGTTCACCATCAGCGGTTACGTTAAAGACGAAAAAAACGGCGAATCCCTCATCGGCATTTCCATCGGTAAGCCCGGCACTTCCGTTGGCACCGTAACCAACGAATACGGTTTTTATTCGCTCACCCTGCCCGCCGGCAAACACGACATCCAGTTTTCCTATATCGGCTACCAGGCGCAACAATTCACCATCGACCTCACTTCCAACAAAAGGATGGATGTGAAACTGGGGCAATCGGACCGCCAGCTGAATGAAGTGGTAATTTCCGCCAAGCAACAGGAAAAAAACATCAATACCCTCAACACCAGCCTCAACAAGCTGGACATAGCGGAAATCAAGAAGCTGCCCACGTTTATGGGTGAAGTGGACGTAATCCGCACCATCCAGACGCTGCCCGGTGTCAATACCGTGGGCGAAGGCGCCGCCAGCTTCAACGTGCGCGGCGGCAACGGCGACGAAAACCTCATCCTGCTCGACGAAGCGCCGGTGTACAACTCCACCCACATGCTCGGCTTCTTTTCCGTTTTCAACCCAGACGCGGTGAAGAATATCAACCTCATTAAAGGCGGATTCCCCGCGGAATACGGCGGTAGAACGGCTTCGGTGCTGGATATCAGGATGAAAGACGGGAACAACCAGAAATTCGGCATGACCGGCGGCATCGGCAATATCTTCAGCCGCCTGGCGCTGGAGGGGCCCATCCAGAAAGACAAATCTTCCTTCATCATCGCGGGGCGCAGGTCTTACATGGACGTGCTTATGAAACCCTTCCTCAAAGGTGATATGAAAGATACCAAGCTCTACTTCTACGACCTCACGGCCAAAGTCAATTTTCAGCTGAATAAAAACAACAGTCTTTTCGTAAGCGGCTATTTCGGCCGCGACGTGTTCGGGTTCGGGAAAGAAGCCAATATGAACTGGGGCAACAACACCGCATCGCTGCGCTGGAACCACATTTTCAATAACCGCCTGTTCATGAATCTCACCACGTATTATACGAAATACGATTACAGCCTGAAGTTCCTGAGCGATGAGAAATCCACCTCCAGCCAGGAGTTTAGCTGGAAATCCAACATCATCAACTACGGCGTGAAGCCCGCCTTTACCTATTACCTGAACGCCAGCAATACGTTGCATTTCGGGGTGCAGGGCACGTATTATACGTTCAGGCCGGGCCGGAGCCTCGCCCGCGAAGGCGACCAGCAGTTCAATATCAACCTGAAAGATAAAAACGCACTGGAAGGCGCGCTATACCTCGACCACGAGTGGAAAGCGGGCAACAAGTTCGGTGTTCAGTACGGCGTACGCCTGTCGGGCTTCCAGTATATTGGCAAAGGCACTGCCTACTATTATGCGGATACGGTGGCTGGCACACGCAAGCGCTTCCTCGGCACGAAGGATTACGAAAGCGGCAAAACGATCGCCGACTACTACTTCCTGGAGCCCCGCATTTCCGCGCGCTATGCCATCAACAGCTCATCGGCCATCAAGGCGGCTTTCAGCCGGTCGGCCCAATACATGCACCAGCTGAGCAACACCGCCTCCCCCACCCCCGTGGACATCTGGACGCCGGTTTCCAACAACGTGAAACCGCAGCTGACGGACCAGGTGACGGCCGGTTATTTTTATAACGCGCCCGGTGATAAGTTCGAGCTGTCGGCCGAGGTGTTTTATAAATCCATGCAAGACCAGCTGGATTTCATCGACAACGCCGACCTGGACCTGAACGAGTACATCGAAGGCGATCTGCTCGCGGCGAAAGGGCGCGCATACGGGTTGGAATTGTATGTGAAGAAAGACATTGGCGCCACAACAGGCTGGGTGAGCTACACCCTCAGCCGTTCGGAACGCAAAACGCCGGGGCTGAGCCTGAACGAGTGGTTCATCAACCGATACGACCGCACCCACAACCTGAACATCGTGATGAGCCATGAGCTGAACAAGCGCGCGAGCTTCAGCGCCAACTGGATGTTCGCTTCGGGTACGCCGGCTACGTTCGCCGATGCGCGCCTCGAGTTCCAGGACTGGGATGTTCCCTACAACACCACCGAAAAGCGAAATAACTACCGCCTCAAGCCCTTTCATCGCCTCGACCTTTCCTTTACCTACAAAGGCAAGCAGCTAAAACGCTGGAAAGGGGAATGGGTAGTGAGCCTGTATAACGTATATGCCCGGAGGAACGCTTACACCGTGTACTTCCGCCAAAACCCGGACGATCCTTCCAAGAAGGAAGCGGTTCGCCTCAGCATCATCGGGTCCATCATCCCCGGTATCACTTATAACTTCAAATTCTAA
- a CDS encoding DUF4249 domain-containing protein has translation MKRTFTAIALLFAAAGFTACEDAIDIDIPNGKTFTVVDAWITSVPGKQDIRITQTVPYTSSGSAPVVSDAKVTLTDITANKTYDFTFANGVYSHDPGVERIGVIGHVYKLRVELKEGIFEGVDTIKRVPQVDSLAYDFKTKEESISNKEGFYARFYAKDIPGGTDYYWIRSTRNSATSAGRVEDIFAIDGSFAENISDGLNFIQPISEGITDYDKPFQLGENVTVTIRSCTKPSHMFLSQVQAQIDLGGLFAKILENVPTNLKNIDNTSQGRVLGWFGTSAIEWKSIQMEH, from the coding sequence ATGAAAAGGACATTCACCGCCATCGCCCTCCTGTTTGCCGCCGCCGGATTTACTGCCTGCGAGGACGCGATCGATATCGATATTCCGAACGGGAAAACTTTTACCGTCGTGGACGCCTGGATTACTTCCGTGCCGGGGAAACAGGATATCCGCATCACCCAAACCGTACCGTACACCAGCAGCGGTTCCGCTCCCGTGGTGAGCGACGCCAAAGTGACTTTGACAGATATTACCGCCAACAAGACGTATGACTTTACTTTTGCCAACGGCGTATACAGCCACGATCCGGGTGTTGAGCGCATCGGCGTGATCGGGCACGTTTACAAACTGCGCGTGGAGTTGAAAGAAGGGATTTTTGAGGGGGTGGACACGATCAAACGCGTGCCGCAGGTGGATTCGCTGGCCTACGATTTCAAAACGAAAGAGGAATCCATCAGTAATAAAGAAGGGTTTTACGCCCGGTTTTATGCTAAAGACATCCCCGGCGGTACGGATTACTACTGGATCCGGAGCACCCGTAATTCCGCCACCAGCGCGGGTCGCGTAGAAGATATCTTTGCCATCGACGGATCCTTCGCGGAGAACATTTCGGACGGGCTGAACTTTATCCAGCCGATTTCGGAAGGGATTACGGATTACGACAAGCCTTTCCAGCTGGGAGAAAACGTGACGGTAACCATCAGGTCGTGCACGAAACCCAGTCATATGTTCCTCAGCCAGGTGCAGGCGCAGATCGACCTGGGCGGATTGTTCGCCAAGATCCTGGAGAACGTACCCACGAACCTGAAGAACATCGACAATACTTCGCAGGGCCGTGTGCTGGGATGGTTCGGAACATCGGCAATCGAATGGAAATCAATACAAATGGAGCATTAA
- a CDS encoding AraC family transcriptional regulator, giving the protein MPMTVTNERKEILFHDDTVLCPDYYNGQELTERHHELDIKAGKADFHEISFDGVLMGFGKAYINEKVQVESHDTLQRVGMHFMIRGEVTANIKGMRSAMRTRQLEHNLVYTPEPEEQIKVERQPEIQVFALTFMKDRFVQLARRNGPVLEQFGESVENDRPVFPDRSYQITPRMMQVIDEVRDCHFSGGLKKLFLQSKAIELLALECEQIELLSGGRYGIERPEVNRTEEERIRYARDLLLANAQEPPSLGELSRLAGLNEFKLKSGFRKVFNNTVFGYLSEHRLDEAQRLIRTGAHSFTEIADELGYSSLQHFSNAFRKNSVAAPGSSRHGNPVGKRHKKGRHCPTVRPFAIQTDVSIRKKLSCVRAQKLQKLQDLCP; this is encoded by the coding sequence ATGCCAATGACCGTCACAAACGAACGCAAAGAAATCTTGTTTCACGACGATACGGTATTGTGCCCTGACTATTACAATGGCCAGGAACTGACCGAGCGGCACCACGAACTCGATATCAAGGCCGGAAAGGCCGATTTCCACGAAATCAGCTTCGATGGCGTGCTGATGGGCTTCGGGAAAGCTTATATCAACGAAAAGGTTCAGGTCGAGAGCCATGATACCCTGCAGCGCGTAGGTATGCATTTCATGATCAGAGGGGAAGTAACGGCCAATATCAAAGGCATGCGCAGCGCCATGCGCACCCGCCAGCTCGAACACAACCTCGTGTACACGCCCGAACCGGAAGAACAGATTAAAGTGGAACGCCAGCCTGAAATCCAGGTGTTTGCCCTCACTTTTATGAAAGACCGCTTCGTGCAGCTCGCCCGCCGCAACGGCCCCGTGCTGGAACAATTCGGCGAAAGCGTGGAAAACGACCGGCCGGTATTCCCCGACCGCTCCTACCAGATCACCCCGCGCATGATGCAGGTGATCGATGAAGTGCGGGACTGCCATTTCTCCGGCGGCCTCAAAAAACTATTTCTCCAGTCCAAAGCCATCGAACTGCTGGCGCTCGAATGTGAGCAGATCGAACTGCTGTCGGGCGGGCGGTATGGGATAGAACGTCCGGAAGTCAACCGGACGGAGGAAGAGCGTATCCGCTACGCCCGCGACCTGCTGCTGGCCAATGCCCAGGAGCCCCCGTCCCTGGGAGAACTTTCGCGGCTGGCAGGCCTCAACGAATTCAAACTGAAAAGCGGTTTCCGCAAAGTATTTAACAATACCGTGTTCGGTTACCTCAGCGAGCACCGCCTCGACGAAGCCCAAAGGCTCATCCGGACTGGCGCGCATAGCTTTACCGAAATCGCGGACGAACTGGGGTATTCCTCCCTTCAGCACTTCAGTAATGCTTTCCGAAAAAATTCGGTTGCAGCCCCAGGGAGTTCCAGGCACGGTAACCCGGTTGGAAAAAGACATAAAAAAGGCCGCCACTGTCCGACAGTGCGGCCTTTTGCTATTCAAACCGATGTTTCCATCAGGAAAAAGTTGTCTTGTGTGCGCGCGCAAAAGCTTCAAAAGTTACAGGATCTTTGCCCGTAA